A region of the Marmota flaviventris isolate mMarFla1 chromosome 3, mMarFla1.hap1, whole genome shotgun sequence genome:
GTCATTTTTTGAGCCTTTACTGTCATTTTCTGAGTTGTCAGATTGTCCTTGACTGAATTACACAGCACTCTTCATTCATACTATGGAGATGTAAAATTAAAGCTGGCAAGATGCTTCCTACAAAGCAGGGCTAACAATACACAGTGTGTGGATAATAATAATTTGCTTTGATACAGCAAAATGCAGCAGCAAAATGTACCATATCTGAAGTACAGATATCAGGCTAAAGAGTCCCCTTAAATGGTTAGGTTTTTAGATTTGAGATTCTTCATTCTAGGATGGTGCAATAGCCACTTCTCAGTGGAAGAATAGGACTCCTGGGCCTGAGAATGGGTTAAAGCATCTCCTCCTCCTTAATTAGAGGTAGCTTTGGTGGGATGTCTGGTAGGCAGTTACAGCTGACCTTTCTCTGGGATGGCAGCTTCTCCTAGacttccaaaaaaaaagattttatactggggattggattgaatccaggcactaccactgagctacatccttaaccattattattattattattatttaaaaaaaatttttagttgtagatggacacaatatctttatttgtttatttttatgtggtgctgaggatcgaacccaagcactctatcactgaacctcaacccagccccaaccctttttattattttgagataaggtcttttttttttttttttaaaccacggattaaactcagggtgctACCCAACTGAGCACATTCGCAGCCCTttgccctatttattttttatttttaaatttttctcactaggttgctgaggctggcctcaaatttgtgatcttcctgcctcagccttctgagttgttgggattacaggtgtgcaccactgtgcctggcttacttctccccacccccaccaggtagtggggattgaacccagggtgattaaccacttagccacatctccagccctttcgattttttattttgagacagggtctcactaagttacttagtgccttactgagttgctgaggctggctttgaactttcagtccttctgccttagcctcctgagttactgggattacaggcatgagcccaccacacctggttcctgcatacttttaaaactgttttgggggggtaccagggattggactcaggggcactcaaccactgagccacatccatagccctattttgtatttcatttagagacagggtctcactgagttgcatagtatctcactaaattgctgaggctggttttgaactcagtcctcctgcctcagcttcctgagttgctgggattataggtgtgcaccaccatgcctggctcttttttttttttttttagttgttgttgggcacaatatctttattttatttatttatttttatgtggtgctggggatagaactcagggccttgcacatgccaggcaagcgctctaccactgagccacaattccagcccccatgcctggctcttttaaaacattttgcagTTCTGGAAATGGGGCCTAGGACATAGCAGGGccttgcatgttaggcaagcattctaccactgagttatatccttaAGCCCTTTCCTGGACTTCTTCACTCTCTATATTATCCTCTACTCATTCATCCTCATTACTCTTCCACAGCCCCCCACCACTTGAATTTCCTCTTTTGCTTCATCTCTTTCtgacttccttttcttctctatcCCTGTTCTCTTCTTAATCCATTTACTGTATCCTGCTGTCTAGGCCCAGAACTTGCTGAAGAAGGTTGAAGGCTTGGAGAACCTAAGCAATCTCACTACCTTGCATCTCCGAGACAATCAAATTGAAACTTTGAATGGGTTCTCCATGGAAATGAAATCACTGCAGTACCTCAACCTGAGGTATGTGCCTCCTCCCTAGCTTCCCCTTATGTCGCCATTGACCTGGATTTTGAGCCTGTGTTCTTCCCTGGCTCCTTCTAGCGCATAGCTAGGTCCTCACCTCATCCTTCTGGATCATCACCCCTGCTTTTCTTACTTAGTTCTGCATTTGGTTCTAATTCCAACACTAAGACCATTTATAACTGGTAACTCTTGACTCCTTAATTAATTAAATACACAATTAATAAGAATATACTATTGCCAGGCCTTGTATTGGTTGTGTTTTGGGAACATCTAAAGGAATCAGAGATAGTCTCTGATTTTCAGGGGCTCACAATCTGTCTCCAGCTCTTTTCCTGGCAGcagcagtattattattattattattattattattattattattagtggtgctggagattgaacccagacctTGTAAATgtcaggtaagcactctaccaactaagctatacccccaacccccTGGCCTTATTCTATAGGAATTCCCACTTCCTTTCTCTATGTCCTAGGCCCCATTTCCTGCCTCTCTTCGCCTTGGCCCACCTGTAAGGGATGGCTTCCTTACTGATATTAAACACAAGATGTGTTCAAATTTAAGAGAggagtattttaaagaaaatctccAGGTAGAAAGGTGCTGGGGTCTGGAGATTTTCTTTCACCAACTCTTATCtaatgaaagattttttatttcttcctttcctaccaTTTGCTTCTTtcgtctttctttttttttttggggggggggcggtgctggggatcaggcccaggaactcacacatgctaagcatactCTACCACTCAGAGATATTTTCAACCCCTGGAGgattttatgtgtgtttctttAAGCAATGATGTAAGGAAATTGTCTCTATCCTTGGGCaataagaagaaatcaagagCTGgagttgggctcagtggtagagggctcgcctagcaagtgtgccctcataaaaataaaataataaagatattgtacctacctataactaaaaaataaatataaaaaaagaagaaatcaagaaaaagagaatatcCAAATAGGAAGAGGTGGTTGCGCCTTGAAACCCCAATTCCTGCCTTTGACCCCTGGAGCAATCTTTTCTTAATAAGTTCTGCCACATAGATCTGCTAGAGTGCATTTGTGTATGTGAGTTTTCCTATTAATGGGCTAGACAGGGGTAATAGGCCCTTCCTTAGTGACTATTAATCGGGTATGTTTGGAGGTAAGTGGAGGAAGGGGTGCACATGTTGTCTAAACCACTGGAAGGTGCTTCTGAGGCAGAGATGCTAAACAGAATATTCAATACAAAATGCACCTGCTCTGCTCCCTGGCATCTTCCAACCCATCCAAGTGAGAAACACTGCAGGAGGCCTAGCACATTCACTAAGATCAGGCTGAAACagctaggtgcagtggcccacacttgggaagctgaggcaggaggattgcaaattggaagccagcctcagcaacttagggaagccctaagcaattagggagactctgtctcaaaataaagaataaaagtgggggccgggattgtggctcagcggtagagcactcgcctagcacgggcgggacctgggtttgatcctttatttttatgtggtgctgatccctcagcaccacatataaataaaggcattgtgttgtgtccatctagatctaaaaaagatttttttttaattaaaaaaaaaaagaataaaaatggttggggatgtagctcagtggtaaagtactctggattcaatccccagtacaaagaaaaaaagaaaagaggagagaagaaagatccggctgaaatatttaataaatatgagtATCCCACAGTGAGGCACATTAGGAAACCAAACTTGTTCTTCAGACTGGGAGGCCTGGCCCACCCATAGCTCTAGGCTCCTTCTTGTGGGGAGCATCAACACAGCACCTACTTTCCATCCCTTCACAGTtaatactttgtgtgtgtgtgtgtgtgctgctggggatcaaacccaggacttcaagcgtgttaggcaaacactccttcaatgaggtacatccccagccctcctattCCTTCTCTACTGAACTTGGTCCTACCTTCTATCTTGATGTGTGATTGACACAGAAAAAGTCTGTTCTGTTAATATACGGACATTTGCCCACTCCTCCTTAACTACAGGACAGGGTGTGACCTAGCTTTGCTCCTCCAAAAGTATAAAGACGAGACATCACAGAGTAGAGTATGGCACTTAGAGATTCATGGAAAGGCAGAAGCAGGACAGGAGTGGGATTGGACAGCATCTCTGCAGCAAATCTGGCAGCATTTAGCAGGCCTGTCCTCACAGTCTGTTTCAAGAAAAATAGGCCTGGTGGGAAGTTCCCTCCAGAGGTCCCATTCCTAACAGCAAGGAACCAAAGTCCCTTATTCCTGGATGAACCCTCTTGACCACACCTGCAGGGGCAACATGGTGAATGACCTGGGAGAGCTGGCAAAGCTTCGGGACCTGCCCAAGCTTCGAGCCCTGGTGTTGCTGGAGAACCCAATTACAGATGAGACTGATTACCGTCAGGAGGCCCTGGTACAGATGGCACACCTGGAGCGTCTGGACAAGGATTTCTATGAGGAGGAAGAGCGGATTGAGGCTGATGAGATTCGTCAGAGGATCAAGGAGGAACAGGAGCAGGAAGCTGAGCCTGAGCATGACTTGGAACTGGACCAGCCATTGGTCTAGCAGTGGTTCTTCTACCCTCCAAGGATAGTAAGGATGCTGGCAGGGAGGCAGCAAGAAGATGCCAAGGGCTGggcagagaggggaagagaaggtgCTGCAAAAGGCAGTGGGTAAGGAAGGGCTAAGGCAAGGAAGACCCTCAAAGAGACCAGAGTTAGGGGAGAAAGGTGAGGAGAAAGGACCAGAGGGCCTGGGAGAGCTGATAAAAAGCCTAGGAGATACATAAGAGGTCAGAAGAATAGGTGAGAAGAACTGGGGGTGGCAGGCAGAGGACTTGGTTAGCAGCCAACACTAGCATAGAGTGAAGATCATAGGAAAGGACAGATCTGGGGGCATGGAGTGGTATGGGGAGTGGTAGGTAGAACATGAGGAATGCAGCAGGGCCTgagagagaaggcaggagaggaagaTCCTGCACTAAAACTCTAAAGCTAAAAATAACAGGACACAGGAGTGAGGAGAAGAAAAGAGGGCAGGGTGAGGCAGAAAGAGATTGAGAGGAGCCCAGGGAAGTGAGGCAGCTGGCACTTCAGGTGGGGATGGACGCTTTACTTCTGTTCTCTTCCTCCAGGAGACCAATGACCTCCGCCCCAAGACCTGATAACACTCCAGTCCCAGGCCACTACATTCATACTACTGTCATGGAAGACAGGATGCTTCCTTTTGCTCCAGAACTGGGAATTCATCACAGCCTGAAATCCAGGCTCAGTGATGGTCACCTGGGCACTGTTGCAGTGTGAGGTGTTCTAGTGGGCCTGAGCTCCCTTTGGAGCCTAGGCAGGGGTCAGCCCTCACGCAGGTCTGGGTAAGCAGCAGGGGATGCTTATGCTTGGAGGGTTGGCTGGAGAAAAGTGCTGCGGAGGCAGGCAGGGGTGTTAGGGACACTTCCGTTGGTTTTCAAATAAATAGACATTTTGATACTCTTGTGTCTAACTTGATTTATGAGAGACTGAGTCTGCCATGGGCTTCTCTGTCAGTGTGGGACTCAGTACCCGCTGGGTTATGGTGCGAGACCGCGCTTTTACCCTTAGAATGGATCGGAGCATTGGTGAGCGCCCGTGTGCTCGGTCCGTAGCAGGGCAGGTCGCGGGTCTTCCCTGCCTCTCCCAGTTTGCTTCtctcacctccccacccccaccgaTCCCCCACCCGCGCTGGTACGTGCGCCTTTGCCGGCAATTCCTGACTCATCGGGGGCTCCGGGTCACATGCACCGGCCCGGCCCTATAGGCGCCTCCCCCCGCGCCGCCCCCCGCCCTCGCTGGGGAGCCGCAGCCGCCTCTGCTGCTGCCACTCCCGCTCTCTTTGCGCCTTCGCCACCGCCACTGCCATCGCCACCAGCTGAGTCTGCAGCTCCGAGGTGAAGCCCTGGTCGGGCCGGCGCCCCTCTGGCTCCCTTTCCCTGTCCGtgttcccttcctcctccctcgtCCTTCGTGCATCTCTGCCGGTGGCGCTGCGCACCTGCTCTTCACCCGCGCTCCCTGGCGCCTTCCATCCCCCGCCTTCGCCGATCTCTCCTCTCTGGCTTTCAGGTTTTCGCCCCCTCGTTTAGGAACTAGCCTCTCTGCACCTGCTTCTAACTGCGCGTTTCTTCACCCTTGCCTGCCTCTTTCCCCGCGCCTCGTGTCCAGCCGATTTGTTTCTTAAGTTCGGCGTCTCCGCTTTGTGCATTTTATTCTGACACGTCTTTTTTTTGCTTTGCGGTTGGGGAAATGTCTTCCCTTACCCTTCCTCAGCTCCCCCAGACTTCCTCTAGACTGCCCTCTCTCCCACTCCTTTCCCACGTAGCCCCTCTccttttacatttccttttctcaGCTCTATGGAAGGAGTGGGGAATTTGGGGAATGGGGAGAGAGTGGGCCTAGCCTCTACTACCCCATCTGGTCTCATGCTTTCCCACTCAGCTGCAACCCCCAGGGACtggagccccacccccaccccctttctctACTGCACGTTTCTCAGGAAGAGGGACTCGCGTTTGGGAGAGAGGTTGGGACCCTGGAGTGTTAAGTATGGGTAGGATGCGGACTCTTTCAGGAGAGGTTGCGCAGACAACCCACCTTCCTTCCTCTGAGGAAAAATGCCAGCCTGGCAGCCATTCTGCTCTGGGGATATCTGGGGGAACCCCACCGGCCAGAGAAGCTGCCGAGGGGCGAGGGAACCACTGTCTTGTCCCTCCTCCATTCACTGCGGAGTTACCCCATCTTCTTTTTTGATTGCACCCCGCCTCCGCACCCCGCCTCCGTCTGCAGTGACCTCCCCTCCTCACTGCATTGACCTTCTCCTCTCTCTATGGCGGGAGGGGGGTACCTCTTCTATAGCCTCTGACTGCAGccagctcctccccacccccccagccaCTGCAGTAACCTCTTTCTCATCCCTCCCAGCTTATGGCCCCGCCCACTGATATGAGGCTCCACCCCTCTAAGCCTCCtatcttctcctttcttccctttcaaCCTAGGAGATCCCAGCCATCATGTCCATAGAGAAGATCTGGGCTCGGGAGATCCTGGACTCCCGTGGGAATCCCACTGTGGAAGTGGATCTGCATACTGCCAAAGGTAATGTACTAGGTCTGGTCTGGGTTGGGAGGCCTTCCCTGATACCCTGAAGGAATGGGTTCCTGAGCCAGGCTCCCAAGCTGGATTGTGGGGTTGAACCTCCTTGTCTAGGGGAGCCAGGTTTGTGTTCTAGTTTACTGTGCGACATGCCCTGCCTCTACCTATCTACTTGTATGCAGCCCCACTTCCAGCTTAAAGGCTCATTCTATCCTAGGACATCAGGATAGAAGGGCCCCCACTTTAGGAATTCTGAGGAATGTGggtgaaggtgtgtgtgtgtgtgtgtgtgtgtgtgtgtgtgtggtgtgtgcttCCTGGCATAGCTTCATTTCTGTGACTTCCACTTGTGCCTGTGGGCCTCTGTTGGGTGGATGAGGAGCCACTATTTGTGCAGCTGgctgtgtgtgggtgggtgggtgtgtgtagTGTTAGGGAGCAGTATGGGGAGAGGACTGGATGTAGCAAGCAGAATTTTAAGATCAGGACTGAAGGCTGAAGGAATCCCTGTCCCTATAgtgtctttctccctccctcctcattCTGTGTCTTCTCCAGGTCTTTTCCGGGCTGCAGTCCCCAGTGGAGCCTCCACTGGCATCTATGAGGCTCTGGAGTTGAGGGATGGGGACAAACAGCGTTACTTAGGCAAAGGTGAGGCCCTTTCTCTTTTATAGGCTCTGCCACTCCTCAGCCTTATACCCTTACCTCACACCCTCGCCAACTCTTTCCTAGCTTGCCTTCCCCTCCTCCTATTTTCTAGGGCCTGACTCTGACCCAGTCtagcctctcttcctcttcctaggTGTCCTGAAGGCAGTGGATCATATCAACACCACCATTGCACCAGCTCTCATCAGCTCAGTGAGGCCCGCTGTTTGCTAGGGATGGCAGGACCAGTATCCTGGAAGGAATCCTGGAtggggaggaggatggggagggaaaGACCCACTTTTTAGGAAACATGGTTACAAGGGGAAGGGTGGGAAAGGGTTCTTATTGTCCCCTGCTTCTATGGGAGTTCATATCCCATAATGCTAGCAGGCTGCTGTCACAGAGACCTGGTTGGATGCTGGCCAGATGAGAGCCTGGGTGAATGGGGGGACCCTCTACCCTAGGGCCCAGCCTCTATCCTGGCCATGCGTAATGGGGGCTGTGCCCACAGGGTCTCTCTGTGATGGAGCAAGAGAAACTGGACAACCTGATGCTGGAGTTGGATGGGACTGAGAACAAATGTAAGTAGGGGCTGGGAGAAAGTGGGCATAATGGTGGAATAGTAGTACACATAGGAACTAAAGGAGTCTCTGCTGAGGGGCTTCTTCAGAGACCATCAGAGGACTTCTTCCATCTTTTTCCCAAAACCACTGCAGTGGGAAGGAGTAACATTAGACAGAAGAAGAATTTCTTTGTAGCATAAAGTGGAGGGAGTTGGCCTAGATAGTCTGGGGGAGTTTAAAATGGGTGTGGCTTTCTGCCCTTTCTATCACCCTCCTTTCCacttcctccctctgccctgccttTTGCAGGAGAGAATGGATGGGATGTCACTGGggtagggagaggagagggggtcTCTTTTCCTGGCTCTTTTTGGGGAATATAGGTAAGTCCGGGgctagaagaaaaaggaacatttttctcAGTGCTTTCTTCTTTAATCTCCCAGCCAAGTATGGGGCCAATGCCATCCTGGGTGTATCCTTGGCCATTTGTAAGGCAGGGGCAGCTGAGAGGGAATTGCCCCTATATCGTCATATTGCTCAACTGGCTGGGAACTCAGACCTCATCCTGCCTGTGCCGGTGAGCACTGAACTTTGCCTGCGCCTTTCTCAGGGGTGGAAGGGAGGGAGCGGGAAACCTCATGAGAAACAATGGAGAAGCTAATGAGAAGGCATGGGGACATGAGACTCAGTCTGGTGATCTGGGTCAGTTGGGGTTCTTGGGTATTATTCCCAGGGGCAAGGGGGAAGGGCTGTTTGACTATCTTCTGTGGCTCCCTAGGCCTTCAATGTGATCAATGGTGGCTCTCATGCTGGAAACAAGCTGGCCATGCAGGAGTTCATGATCCTCCCAGTGGGTGCTGAGAGCTTTCGGGATGCCATGCGCCTTGGGGCAGAAGTCTACCATACCCTTAAGGGGGTCATCAAGGACAAGTATGGCAAGGATGCCACAAATGTGGGTGATGAAGGTGGTTTTGCCCCCAATATCCTGGAAAACAGTGAAGGTGAGGTCAGAAGCCCCACTTCCAGCTTAAAGGCTCATTCTATCCTAGGACATCAGGATAGAAGGGCCCCCACTTTAGGAATTCTGAGGAATGTGGGCGAAGGGTCCTTGAAACTCCTATAAACCTCAAGAGGTACCAACCCTTGGGGTGGGTTCCTGGGGGTCTGCCAAGTTCACATGCAGACACAGAACAGTCTTTTACCTGCTTAGCCAGATCTGTTAGTATCTGTAAATTCTCACAGCAGTCCCTGAGAACAATGGGAGATGATCTAGGTAATCTTGGGTCCGTATCATTCTTTAACATCATAGGAGTCTCAGTTTGATGAGATATCATATTCCAGAGAGCCCATTCCAAATCTATCCCATCCTTACTCCAGCCTTTCAGGCCTCTAGGATCCCTAAATCTTTCTGTGCTCTGAGAGACACTGTATTGTGGTTCAGTTCTAGGTAGTGATTAAGAGTTAATTTCTGGGCTGAAGGTGTAGGTCAATGGTAGAACATTCATCTAATTTTACTGGAGACCTAGGTttcatctccagcactgcaaaatagaaaaacaaaagtaaagagaaagaagagttaAGTTTCTGGGACCAAATTGCCTGAATTTATTTGAACCTTGACTTGAAAAGTTATACAGTAGTGATCTTTctttcttaacttctctgtgcttccttttccttatctataaaatggaaataataacacTTTATACCTCATAACatcattgtgaggattaaatgagatcatatctaggggctgggattgtggctcagtggtagatctcttacctagcacgtgcgaggccctgggttcgatccttggcaccacataaaaatgaataaacaaaataaagatattgtgtccaactacaactaaaaaataaatacaaaaaaatgatatCATATCTATAAAGTACTTAGGTGATGTGATATCAATAAAGAACAactatttggggctggggttgtagctc
Encoded here:
- the Eno2 gene encoding gamma-enolase translates to MSIEKIWAREILDSRGNPTVEVDLHTAKGLFRAAVPSGASTGIYEALELRDGDKQRYLGKGVLKAVDHINTTIAPALISSGLSVMEQEKLDNLMLELDGTENKSKYGANAILGVSLAICKAGAAERELPLYRHIAQLAGNSDLILPVPAFNVINGGSHAGNKLAMQEFMILPVGAESFRDAMRLGAEVYHTLKGVIKDKYGKDATNVGDEGGFAPNILENSEALELVKEAIDKAGYTEKIVIGMDVAASEFYRDGKYDLDFKSPADPSRYITGDQLGALYQDFVRDYPVVSIEDPFDQDDWAAWSKFTANVGIQIVGDDLTVTNPKRIERAVEEKACNCLLLKVNQIGSVTEAIQACKLAQENGWGVMVSHRSGETEDTFIADLVVGLCTGQIKTGAPCRSERLAKYNQLMRIEEELGDEARFAGHNFRNPSVL